One region of Streptomyces subrutilus genomic DNA includes:
- a CDS encoding 4'-phosphopantetheinyl transferase family protein — MDTVHRGFQPIAPGHPHRWGGALLTVARRRDLHEVAPLSSAERRVAGALPAGRRAEWVAGRLLAKRLAGELLAVPAHDVEILPRSDGSPYVRVGGCPVPGAHVSISHTARHVAAALAPEPVGVDLCETASADAVRRVADHALSPRELSLTGTDRPDALAGAWALKEAAVKADRSGIFGAAPRGVPILGLWPPVLGGRRRAMVWQAGEAVLALVLAHGAARP; from the coding sequence ATGGACACCGTGCACCGCGGCTTCCAGCCGATCGCGCCGGGACACCCGCACCGGTGGGGCGGAGCCCTCCTCACCGTGGCCCGGCGCCGCGACCTCCATGAGGTGGCGCCGCTGTCGTCCGCCGAACGGCGCGTGGCCGGCGCGCTGCCGGCCGGGCGGCGGGCCGAGTGGGTGGCCGGCCGGCTGCTCGCCAAGCGCCTGGCCGGCGAGCTCCTCGCCGTTCCGGCGCACGACGTGGAGATCCTCCCGCGGAGCGACGGCAGCCCGTACGTCCGTGTCGGCGGCTGCCCGGTGCCCGGCGCGCACGTATCCATCAGCCACACCGCCCGCCACGTCGCCGCGGCCCTCGCGCCGGAGCCGGTGGGCGTGGACCTGTGCGAGACCGCCTCGGCCGACGCGGTCCGCCGGGTCGCGGACCACGCCCTGTCGCCCCGGGAACTCTCGCTGACCGGTACGGACCGGCCCGACGCCTTGGCCGGGGCCTGGGCCCTCAAGGAAGCCGCGGTGAAGGCCGACCGGAGCGGCATCTTCGGCGCCGCTCCGCGCGGCGTCCCGATCCTGGGCCTATGGCCGCCGGTACTCGGCGGACGGCGCCGCGCGATGGTGTGGCAGGCGGGCGAGGCGGTCCTCGCGCTCGTCCTCGCGCACGGGGCGGCGCGGCCGTGA
- a CDS encoding SpoIIE family protein phosphatase, with the protein MTDAFHEPAYTATATLSEQGVVTEWSEEASRLLGYAASEVVGLPAARLLADGTGDTAWRMPPGQERWSGTVALRHRDGRRLEVGLLAHRWTSTGGAAKWFVVSAVGEPGSTWGGRLEESAFTQSPCFLAVFDADLRLLRANAGMERTLSLSEAEMRGLRLPDIAPDPVSDETERRMRLVLETGEPQDVQAFVRPSGASTEHGWDTSLAPLRDRDGRVHGVFLAAHDRTGIEGEQQLMLLPDDGGARIGTTTDTSRTAQELAEAAVPRFADFAVVDLLEPSARGEEPATGPVAGPVAVSRAAARSVLEGNPESQVAVGGTTVYPPLSPPVECLAAGRGAVYATADAPVARWMAEDPGAAWIGEWGTHSMMVVPLRAGGAALGLALFGRHQRQEPFQPEDLWLAQELAGRAAVSMHKARRFNREHTSTMTLQRSLLPQTLPAHAALETASRYLPAGTDAGVGGDWFDVIPLSGARVALVVGDVVGHGMRAAATMGRLRTAVRTLADVDLPPDELLTHLDDLIIHLAADEADRDAAGEAAGGIGTTCLYVVYDPVTRHCTVARAGHPPPVVVSPEGSVYLLDVPAGPPLGLGGLPFEPVDVELPEGSVIALYTDGLLQARDHDIDEALDGMFAALARPATTLDTVCDRVLTAMLTHPPEDDVALLVARTRALHADKVVVWDLPSDPSVVAGARRYTTEQLTAWGLDEAAFVAELVVSELVTNAIRYGRPPIQLRLIHENNTLICEVSDSSNTAPHLRRARTFDEGGRGLLLVAQLAHRWGTRHAPIGKTIWAEQTLVGY; encoded by the coding sequence ATGACCGACGCCTTCCATGAGCCGGCATACACCGCCACGGCCACCCTCAGCGAACAGGGCGTCGTGACCGAGTGGAGCGAGGAGGCCTCCCGGCTGCTCGGCTACGCGGCCTCCGAGGTGGTGGGGCTGCCCGCTGCCCGCCTGCTCGCCGACGGCACCGGTGACACGGCGTGGCGGATGCCGCCAGGGCAGGAGCGGTGGAGCGGCACGGTGGCGCTGCGGCACCGTGACGGCCGGCGGCTGGAGGTGGGGCTGCTCGCGCACCGCTGGACGTCGACCGGCGGGGCGGCCAAATGGTTCGTGGTGTCCGCGGTGGGCGAGCCCGGTTCGACCTGGGGCGGACGGCTCGAGGAGTCGGCGTTCACCCAGTCCCCCTGCTTCCTGGCGGTCTTCGACGCGGATCTGCGGCTGCTGCGGGCGAACGCGGGCATGGAGCGCACACTGTCCCTCAGCGAGGCCGAGATGCGCGGGCTGCGCCTGCCGGACATCGCCCCGGATCCGGTGAGCGACGAGACCGAGCGCAGGATGCGCCTGGTGCTGGAGACCGGTGAGCCGCAGGACGTGCAGGCGTTCGTCCGTCCCTCGGGGGCCAGCACGGAGCACGGCTGGGATACCTCGCTGGCGCCGTTGCGGGACCGGGACGGCCGGGTGCACGGGGTGTTCCTGGCCGCGCACGACAGGACCGGCATCGAGGGTGAACAGCAGCTGATGCTGCTGCCGGACGACGGCGGCGCCCGCATCGGCACCACCACGGACACCTCCCGCACCGCGCAGGAGCTGGCCGAGGCGGCCGTACCCCGGTTCGCGGACTTCGCGGTCGTCGACCTGCTGGAGCCGTCCGCGCGCGGCGAGGAGCCCGCCACCGGCCCGGTGGCGGGGCCGGTCGCGGTGTCCCGTGCGGCCGCGCGGTCGGTCCTCGAGGGGAATCCGGAGTCGCAGGTCGCCGTCGGCGGGACGACCGTCTATCCGCCGCTGTCACCCCCGGTCGAGTGCCTGGCCGCGGGCCGCGGAGCCGTGTACGCGACGGCCGACGCGCCGGTCGCCCGGTGGATGGCCGAGGATCCCGGGGCCGCCTGGATCGGCGAGTGGGGGACCCACTCGATGATGGTGGTGCCGCTGCGGGCCGGCGGCGCCGCGCTGGGACTGGCCCTCTTCGGCCGGCACCAGCGCCAGGAGCCCTTCCAGCCGGAGGACCTGTGGCTGGCCCAGGAGCTCGCGGGCAGGGCCGCCGTCAGCATGCACAAGGCGCGCCGGTTCAACCGGGAGCACACCAGCACCATGACCCTGCAGCGCAGCCTGCTCCCGCAGACGCTGCCCGCGCACGCGGCGCTCGAGACCGCCTCCCGCTACCTGCCCGCCGGTACCGACGCGGGCGTGGGCGGCGACTGGTTCGACGTGATCCCGCTGTCCGGCGCCCGGGTGGCGCTGGTCGTGGGCGATGTCGTCGGACACGGCATGCGGGCCGCGGCCACCATGGGCCGGCTGCGCACGGCGGTGCGCACGCTGGCCGACGTCGACCTGCCGCCCGACGAGCTGCTCACCCACCTGGACGACCTGATCATCCACCTGGCCGCCGACGAGGCCGACCGGGACGCGGCCGGGGAGGCCGCCGGGGGCATCGGCACCACCTGCCTGTACGTGGTGTACGACCCGGTCACCCGGCACTGCACCGTCGCCCGGGCCGGCCACCCGCCGCCCGTGGTGGTCTCCCCCGAGGGCTCCGTGTACCTCCTCGACGTCCCCGCCGGCCCGCCGCTGGGTCTGGGGGGCCTGCCCTTCGAGCCCGTCGACGTCGAGCTTCCCGAGGGCAGTGTGATCGCCCTGTACACGGACGGCCTGCTGCAGGCCCGGGACCACGACATCGACGAGGCCCTGGACGGGATGTTCGCGGCCCTCGCCCGTCCCGCGACCACGCTGGACACGGTCTGCGACCGGGTGCTGACGGCGATGCTGACCCACCCTCCCGAGGACGACGTCGCCCTGCTCGTGGCCCGCACCCGGGCCCTGCACGCCGACAAGGTCGTCGTGTGGGACCTGCCCTCCGACCCCTCCGTCGTCGCCGGGGCCCGCCGGTACACCACCGAGCAGCTGACGGCCTGGGGCCTGGACGAGGCCGCCTTCGTCGCCGAGCTCGTGGTCAGCGAACTGGTCACCAACGCCATCCGCTACGGCCGGCCGCCCATCCAGCTGCGGCTGATCCACGAGAACAACACCTTGATCTGCGAGGTGTCCGACTCGAGCAACACCGCCCCCCACCTGCGGCGTGCCCGTACCTTCGACGAGGGCGGACGGGGCCTGCTGCTGGTCGCGCAGCTCGCCCACCGCTGGGGCACCCGGCACGCCCCCATCGGCAAGACCATCTGGGCCGAGCAGACCCTCGTGGGGTACTGA
- a CDS encoding response regulator transcription factor — protein MSLTLVPPHAEAPAPALAPREQEALRHIAAGCTYLQTARSMGLSKHTVDAYLRRIRAKLGANTTAELTRLAIALGM, from the coding sequence ATGAGCCTCACCCTCGTCCCGCCGCACGCCGAAGCCCCCGCACCCGCGCTGGCCCCGCGTGAGCAGGAAGCACTGCGGCACATCGCCGCAGGGTGCACCTACCTGCAGACGGCCCGCAGCATGGGGCTCTCCAAGCACACGGTCGACGCCTACCTCCGCCGGATCCGCGCCAAGCTGGGCGCCAACACCACGGCGGAGCTGACCCGGCTGGCGATCGCCCTGGGGATGTGA
- a CDS encoding serine/threonine-protein kinase has translation MTAPNLSSYTGRPSALIGKQIAGYRVERMLGRGGMAVVYCAKDLRLDRTVALKLIAPERARDETFRRRFTHESRVAASIDHPHIVPIFEAGETDGVLYIAMRYVSGLDLRALLDREGRLPVATALRIAAQVASALDAAHEHDLVHRDVKPGNILVAAGTDSEHPEHIYLTDFGLTKRALSLTGFTHTGEFVGTLDYMAPEQISGRPVDGRCDLYSLACVVYETLAGGPPFERDDAAALLWAHQYDGPPLLTERRPDVARAADEVMCKALAKVPEDRYGSCLEFVAALRAATGHGRRGAQPPAPDSRSPGVPEDTAPLPEPPAWAGPVFRGPL, from the coding sequence ATGACGGCACCGAACCTGAGCAGCTACACGGGCCGGCCCTCCGCCCTGATCGGGAAGCAGATCGCGGGCTACCGGGTCGAGCGCATGCTCGGCCGCGGCGGCATGGCCGTCGTCTACTGCGCCAAGGACCTGCGCCTGGACCGTACGGTCGCCCTCAAGCTGATCGCCCCGGAGCGGGCCCGCGACGAAACCTTCCGCCGCCGCTTCACCCACGAGTCACGGGTGGCCGCGTCCATCGACCACCCGCACATCGTGCCCATCTTCGAAGCCGGCGAGACCGACGGCGTCCTGTACATCGCCATGCGCTACGTCTCCGGCCTGGACCTGCGCGCCCTGCTGGACCGGGAGGGCCGGCTCCCCGTCGCGACCGCCCTGCGCATCGCCGCCCAGGTGGCCTCCGCCCTCGACGCGGCCCACGAACACGATCTGGTGCACCGGGACGTCAAGCCCGGCAACATCCTGGTGGCCGCGGGAACCGACAGCGAGCACCCCGAGCACATCTACCTCACGGACTTCGGACTGACGAAGCGGGCGCTCTCGCTCACCGGGTTCACCCACACCGGAGAGTTCGTGGGCACGCTCGACTACATGGCGCCGGAGCAGATCTCCGGCCGGCCGGTGGACGGCAGGTGCGACCTCTACAGCCTGGCGTGCGTCGTCTACGAAACCCTCGCCGGCGGGCCGCCCTTCGAGCGCGACGACGCCGCGGCCCTGCTGTGGGCGCACCAATACGACGGGCCCCCTCTCCTGACGGAGAGGAGGCCGGATGTCGCGCGTGCGGCGGACGAGGTGATGTGCAAAGCCCTGGCGAAGGTGCCCGAGGACCGCTACGGGTCCTGCCTGGAGTTCGTGGCAGCCCTGCGGGCCGCCACCGGGCACGGCCGTCGCGGCGCTCAGCCGCCCGCGCCGGACTCCCGGTCTCCCGGGGTCCCGGAGGACACGGCGCCCCTGCCGGAGCCGCCGGCCTGGGCCGGGCCGGTCTTCCGCGGGCCGCTGTAG
- a CDS encoding M14 family metallopeptidase — protein sequence MADVAFPSDYARARADFLRAAEAAGARLRSFALPGHRGPDGGELCVDTAYVGPPGPRKLLVTVSGTHGIEGFCGSACQTGILLREGMARQAGPGTGVLLVHALNPYGFAYLRRVNEDNVDLNRNFVDHAAPPHNDAYDAVHPALLPPDSPAFAPGELVAGLNALRDRLGPQTLQEAVTRGQYRHADGLFYGGVRPVWSQRVFRTVVAEQIAGAAHVAYIDLHTGLGERGVGEPIFRGGRDPDAHERARRWYGDALTASELGTSSSTPIVGNTATAVADGLGPDGRLTAITLEFGTQPGPEVLLALCADAWLHRRHAPGEAVRSELKQLIRAAFCPADDATWRERIGRRAREVFGQALAGLADAKPEEAR from the coding sequence ATGGCAGACGTCGCCTTTCCCTCCGACTACGCGCGGGCCCGCGCGGACTTCCTGCGCGCCGCCGAAGCGGCCGGCGCCCGACTGAGGTCGTTCGCGCTGCCGGGGCACCGGGGGCCCGACGGCGGCGAGCTCTGCGTCGACACCGCCTACGTGGGGCCGCCCGGCCCGCGCAAGCTGCTGGTGACGGTCTCCGGGACGCACGGCATCGAGGGCTTCTGCGGCTCGGCGTGCCAGACCGGGATCCTGCTGCGGGAGGGGATGGCGAGGCAGGCCGGGCCGGGGACGGGCGTGCTGCTCGTGCACGCCCTCAACCCGTACGGCTTCGCGTACCTGCGGCGGGTCAACGAGGACAATGTCGACCTCAACCGGAACTTCGTCGACCATGCCGCGCCGCCCCACAACGACGCGTACGACGCCGTCCACCCGGCTCTGCTGCCGCCCGACTCCCCCGCCTTCGCCCCGGGCGAGCTGGTGGCCGGCCTGAACGCACTCCGCGACCGGCTCGGCCCGCAGACCCTGCAGGAGGCGGTCACCCGGGGCCAGTACCGGCACGCCGACGGCCTGTTCTACGGCGGTGTGCGGCCCGTCTGGTCCCAGCGGGTGTTCCGGACGGTTGTGGCCGAGCAGATCGCCGGCGCCGCGCACGTCGCCTACATCGACCTGCACACGGGGCTCGGCGAACGGGGTGTCGGCGAGCCGATCTTCCGCGGCGGCCGCGACCCCGATGCCCACGAACGGGCCCGGCGCTGGTACGGGGACGCGCTCACCGCCTCGGAGCTGGGCACCTCCTCGTCGACGCCCATCGTGGGCAATACCGCGACCGCGGTGGCCGACGGCCTGGGGCCGGACGGCCGGCTCACGGCCATCACCCTGGAGTTCGGCACCCAGCCCGGTCCCGAGGTGCTGCTCGCGCTGTGCGCGGACGCGTGGCTGCACCGCCGCCACGCGCCGGGCGAGGCGGTCCGCTCCGAACTCAAGCAGCTGATCCGTGCGGCGTTCTGCCCGGCGGACGACGCCACCTGGCGCGAGCGGATCGGCCGGCGGGCGCGCGAGGTCTTCGGCCAGGCGCTCGCCGGCCTCGCGGACGCGAAGCCGGAGGAAGCCCGATGA
- a CDS encoding MFS transporter yields MASSDSPSAVNETEPQPAHVGVKTVWRESPTAVKSLLVGTAVNRLGGFIQVFMVLYMTQRGFSDTQAGIALGVYGAGTVLGVLTGGWMSDRVGPRLTIMSTLVGSALLFPAVLYLDSYAAILVVIGGGAALSQAYRPASTSMISQLIPAERQVMIFAMVRLAINLGTTAAPLLGAALVQVSWDFLFWGEAVAILVFATVAGVTLPRAPGGSGENEAAGAAEPGTAAGRKPSYLAVLSDGRYVLFLLAMFASSLIYIQYVSTLPLTVKHLGLGTGVYAAMVALNGALVITCELLVAKVVQRWPARIAVIAGVALTGIGMSLYALPWGIAALVIATLVWSLGEIIGYPTLFFAYPAQAGPPELRGRYLGASNSLYGLGTAVGPFLGVMLWNRFGDGLWLGCGAVGLLAVGAAWLGVRPTPAADRKPPRTEPDGAAGSGEGLGTGAEATVGK; encoded by the coding sequence ATGGCAAGCAGCGATTCCCCCTCCGCAGTGAACGAGACGGAGCCACAGCCCGCCCACGTCGGGGTCAAGACGGTCTGGCGGGAGTCACCGACAGCGGTGAAGTCCCTGCTCGTCGGCACCGCGGTGAACAGACTCGGCGGTTTCATCCAGGTCTTCATGGTGCTGTACATGACGCAGCGCGGGTTCTCCGACACCCAGGCCGGCATCGCACTCGGCGTCTACGGCGCGGGGACCGTGCTGGGGGTGCTCACCGGCGGCTGGATGTCCGACCGGGTCGGGCCGCGGCTGACCATCATGTCGACGCTGGTGGGCTCGGCGCTGCTGTTCCCCGCGGTCCTCTACCTGGACAGCTACGCGGCGATCCTGGTGGTCATCGGAGGCGGCGCGGCCCTGAGCCAGGCGTACCGCCCCGCGTCCACGAGCATGATCAGCCAGCTGATCCCCGCCGAACGCCAGGTCATGATCTTCGCCATGGTCCGGCTGGCCATCAACCTCGGTACGACCGCGGCCCCGCTGCTGGGCGCGGCGCTGGTCCAGGTGTCGTGGGACTTCCTCTTCTGGGGCGAGGCGGTGGCGATCCTGGTCTTCGCGACCGTGGCCGGGGTGACCCTGCCCCGGGCCCCGGGCGGGTCCGGGGAGAACGAGGCGGCAGGAGCCGCGGAGCCGGGGACTGCGGCGGGCCGCAAGCCGAGCTATCTGGCGGTGCTGTCGGACGGCCGCTACGTGCTGTTCCTGCTGGCGATGTTCGCGAGCTCCCTCATCTACATCCAGTACGTCTCGACCCTTCCGCTGACGGTCAAGCACCTCGGCCTGGGCACCGGCGTGTACGCCGCGATGGTCGCGCTGAACGGCGCGCTCGTCATCACCTGCGAACTGCTGGTCGCCAAGGTGGTGCAGCGCTGGCCGGCCCGGATCGCGGTGATCGCCGGTGTGGCGCTGACCGGCATCGGAATGAGCCTGTACGCGCTGCCGTGGGGGATCGCCGCGCTGGTGATCGCGACCCTCGTCTGGTCGCTCGGCGAGATCATCGGCTATCCGACGCTCTTCTTCGCCTATCCGGCGCAGGCCGGCCCGCCCGAGCTGCGCGGCCGCTACCTGGGCGCGTCGAACTCGCTGTACGGACTCGGCACCGCGGTGGGCCCGTTCCTCGGCGTCATGCTCTGGAACCGGTTCGGAGACGGCCTGTGGCTCGGCTGCGGGGCCGTCGGGCTGCTCGCGGTGGGGGCCGCCTGGCTGGGTGTGCGTCCCACGCCTGCCGCCGACCGCAAGCCGCCGCGTACCGAGCCGGACGGCGCGGCGGGGTCCGGCGAGGGCCTCGGCACCGGTGCGGAGGCCACCGTCGGCAAGTGA
- a CDS encoding ATP-grasp domain-containing protein, translating into MPRYVILVDPYSGAAEYANAFRERDVEPVAVLSTPGPLNSYRRTWNPDAFFRTHYHDGDFEELLRTVKGYDPVAIVPGNESAVMLVDALIERLMPGTGNVFELSEARRDKWPMGQAVAAAGIAHLRQIATDDPEEVAAWIRDNGLEGRPLVLKPRRSGGTDDVHKVGAREDWRPYFERLLGSVNRFDIRNDTVLVQEFAEGTEYIVDTYSVDGQFGLVSVSRYSKSAKNDRIGIYDAVDYLAPQDPVAVMLGEYTRQVAQAVGIRTGCTHTEVMLTADGPRLIETAARLAGSCLQYSARLATGDCQIDRTVRHHLDGTFTPGYEIVRPVRVVWLSSPREGILRNAEALDAVRDLPSFQRLGLPYANGELVPCTEDLFTSLGWVILAGPSQESVDADTVRVKEIEAQLTVEPV; encoded by the coding sequence ATGCCCCGCTACGTGATCCTCGTCGACCCCTACTCCGGCGCGGCCGAGTACGCGAACGCCTTCCGGGAGCGAGACGTCGAGCCGGTGGCCGTGCTCAGCACGCCCGGTCCGCTGAACTCCTACCGGCGTACGTGGAATCCGGACGCCTTCTTCCGTACGCACTACCACGACGGTGACTTCGAGGAGCTCCTCCGGACGGTGAAGGGATACGACCCGGTCGCCATCGTCCCGGGGAACGAGTCCGCGGTGATGCTGGTCGACGCCCTGATCGAGCGGCTGATGCCGGGCACGGGCAACGTGTTCGAGCTGTCCGAAGCCCGACGTGACAAATGGCCCATGGGCCAGGCGGTCGCGGCCGCCGGCATCGCGCATCTGCGCCAGATCGCCACCGACGACCCCGAGGAGGTCGCCGCGTGGATCCGGGACAACGGCCTCGAGGGCCGGCCGCTGGTGCTCAAGCCCCGCCGCAGCGGGGGCACGGACGACGTGCACAAGGTCGGTGCGCGGGAGGACTGGCGGCCGTACTTCGAGCGGCTCCTCGGCTCGGTCAACCGCTTCGACATCCGCAACGACACCGTCCTGGTGCAGGAGTTCGCCGAGGGCACGGAGTACATCGTCGACACGTACTCGGTCGACGGGCAGTTCGGGCTGGTCTCGGTCAGCCGCTACAGCAAGTCGGCGAAGAACGACCGGATCGGGATCTACGACGCGGTCGACTACCTGGCCCCGCAGGACCCGGTCGCGGTGATGCTGGGCGAGTACACCCGGCAGGTGGCGCAGGCGGTCGGGATCCGTACCGGCTGCACGCACACGGAGGTCATGCTCACGGCCGACGGCCCGCGGCTGATCGAGACGGCCGCGCGGCTGGCCGGGAGCTGTCTGCAGTACTCGGCGCGCCTGGCCACCGGGGACTGCCAGATCGACCGCACGGTCCGCCACCACCTCGACGGCACGTTCACGCCGGGCTACGAGATCGTGCGGCCGGTGCGCGTGGTGTGGCTGTCCAGCCCGCGCGAGGGGATCTTGCGCAACGCCGAGGCCCTGGACGCGGTCCGGGACCTGCCCTCCTTCCAGCGGCTGGGCCTGCCGTACGCCAACGGCGAGCTGGTGCCCTGTACCGAGGACCTGTTCACCAGCCTGGGCTGGGTCATCCTCGCGGGCCCGAGTCAGGAATCCGTTGACGCGGACACGGTGCGTGTCAAGGAGATCGAGGCACAGCTGACCGTGGAACCCGTCTGA
- a CDS encoding hydroxyacid-oxoacid transhydrogenase — protein sequence MLPIGQEGEGQTVEPVAWVGGSSPEHERIIGWQAPPLKFGVGATREIGYELRRAGVRSVLLVTDRVLAGLGLPARVAKLIEQEGIAVSVFDRTQVEPTDESVTRAALELAPLRVDGFVGLGGGSAIDTAKMLNLLLTYPGRSVRDYLNAPIGIGARIPGPLKPLVAVPTTAGSGSECTAMVALGVSGLNVKTGISDLRLLPSLALIDPANTLTLPPEVTASSGYDVLTHACESYTARPYDRRPPYPAPADRPLYVGANPISDVWVEQALRLVGRYLRRAVLNPDDLEARIGMSQAASYAGMGFGNAGTHIPHACAYPIAGLVRDYRPEGYAVDHAMVPHGAAVVSTAPAAFEFTYPTSPERHLRAAELLGADLGGVSTAHGADVLPATLQQLVADTGGPGGLASFGYSGKDLPALVEGALKQQRLLVCCPRDVAAHDLKRILDGSMTG from the coding sequence ATGTTGCCGATCGGTCAAGAGGGCGAGGGGCAGACGGTGGAGCCGGTTGCGTGGGTCGGAGGAAGTTCTCCAGAGCACGAGAGGATCATCGGCTGGCAGGCCCCACCACTGAAATTCGGGGTCGGTGCCACGCGGGAAATCGGCTACGAACTGCGCAGGGCCGGGGTCCGGTCGGTCCTGCTGGTGACCGACCGGGTCCTGGCCGGCCTCGGCCTGCCGGCCCGGGTCGCCAAGCTCATCGAGCAGGAGGGCATCGCGGTCTCGGTCTTCGACCGCACCCAGGTGGAGCCCACCGACGAGAGCGTCACCCGGGCCGCCCTCGAACTGGCCCCGCTCCGGGTGGACGGCTTCGTCGGCCTCGGCGGCGGCAGCGCGATCGACACCGCCAAGATGCTCAACCTGCTGCTCACTTACCCCGGCCGGTCGGTGCGCGACTACCTGAACGCGCCGATCGGCATCGGGGCGAGGATCCCCGGGCCGCTGAAACCGCTGGTGGCGGTTCCCACCACGGCCGGCAGCGGGAGCGAGTGCACCGCCATGGTCGCCCTCGGCGTCAGTGGCCTGAACGTGAAGACGGGGATCAGCGATCTGCGGCTGCTGCCGTCCCTGGCCCTGATCGATCCGGCCAACACCCTCACCCTGCCGCCGGAGGTCACCGCCTCCTCGGGGTACGACGTGCTGACGCACGCCTGCGAGTCGTATACCGCCCGCCCCTACGACCGGCGTCCGCCCTACCCCGCGCCCGCCGACCGGCCGCTGTACGTCGGCGCCAACCCGATCAGCGACGTATGGGTGGAGCAGGCGCTGCGACTGGTCGGCCGCTACCTCCGGCGGGCCGTGCTCAACCCCGACGATCTGGAAGCCCGGATCGGGATGAGCCAGGCGGCGAGCTATGCGGGAATGGGATTCGGCAATGCCGGAACCCATATTCCACACGCCTGCGCCTATCCGATAGCCGGACTGGTGCGCGACTACCGTCCGGAGGGATACGCGGTCGATCACGCAATGGTGCCGCACGGCGCCGCAGTCGTCTCCACGGCGCCGGCCGCATTCGAATTCACCTATCCGACGTCTCCCGAACGACACCTGCGCGCGGCCGAGTTGCTCGGAGCCGATCTCGGCGGGGTGTCGACGGCGCACGGTGCGGATGTACTTCCGGCCACATTGCAGCAGCTGGTGGCGGACACCGGCGGTCCGGGCGGCCTTGCGTCCTTCGGCTATTCGGGCAAGGATCTCCCTGCACTTGTCGAGGGTGCGCTCAAACAGCAGCGCCTTCTGGTGTGCTGCCCGCGCGATGTCGCCGCTCATGATCTGAAGAGAATTCTCGACGGTTCGATGACCGGCTGA
- a CDS encoding aldehyde dehydrogenase family protein: MSEADLTEYTAVIAGKKVPATAWIDVLDPSDGRPFARVARCGAAEVADAVDAARHTYESAWRFATVAERSGVCRRIAAAIRAERSELARLETLDTGKPLSQSLVDADVAARYFEFYAGAVEALGGETILHQADRFAFTLREPYGVCGHIIPWNYPLQIAARTVAPALAAGNCCVLKPAEDAPLTSLRLADIVLEAGLPAGALNVVPGYGEEAGAALAAHPGVDRLAFTGSREIGEAVMTAAARNIVPVTLELGGKSPHIVLPDADTARAVPLIVDSITEHAGQNCSAGSRLLVHRSVHGELVAALTQAFRALRVGPGIGDPDMGPLISAKQRDRVLGYLAEGSRDAVVRTGGKAPGGAAHARGFYVEPTILDHVTPEHRVFHEEIFGPVLCVSVFDTLDEAVGLAENTTYGLAAGVWTSDVTTAHWLAQRLRVGQVFVNNYSAAGGVELPFGGYKRSGIGVEKGLEALREYTRCKTVAIHTQLPS, translated from the coding sequence GTGAGCGAAGCAGACTTAACCGAGTACACGGCCGTCATCGCGGGAAAGAAGGTCCCCGCGACTGCGTGGATCGACGTCCTCGATCCGTCGGACGGCCGCCCTTTCGCACGAGTGGCCCGCTGCGGCGCGGCCGAGGTCGCGGACGCCGTGGACGCCGCGCGGCACACGTACGAGTCCGCCTGGCGGTTCGCCACGGTGGCGGAGCGGTCCGGGGTGTGCCGCCGGATCGCCGCGGCGATCCGGGCCGAGCGCTCGGAACTGGCCAGACTGGAGACCCTGGACACCGGCAAGCCGCTGAGCCAGTCGCTGGTCGATGCCGACGTCGCCGCGCGCTACTTCGAGTTCTACGCCGGCGCCGTGGAGGCACTGGGCGGTGAAACGATCCTTCATCAGGCGGACCGGTTCGCCTTCACCCTGCGGGAGCCGTACGGGGTGTGCGGGCACATCATCCCGTGGAACTACCCCCTGCAGATCGCAGCCAGGACCGTCGCACCCGCCCTCGCGGCCGGAAACTGCTGTGTGCTCAAGCCGGCGGAGGACGCGCCGTTGACCTCGCTCCGTCTGGCGGACATCGTTTTGGAAGCAGGACTCCCGGCGGGCGCGCTGAACGTCGTGCCGGGCTACGGAGAGGAGGCAGGTGCAGCACTGGCCGCGCATCCCGGCGTGGACCGGCTGGCCTTCACGGGTTCGCGGGAGATCGGCGAGGCCGTGATGACCGCGGCCGCGCGCAACATCGTTCCGGTCACCCTGGAGCTCGGGGGCAAGTCCCCGCACATCGTTCTTCCCGACGCCGACACCGCGCGAGCGGTACCGCTGATCGTCGACTCGATCACCGAGCACGCGGGGCAGAACTGCTCGGCCGGCAGCCGGCTGCTCGTCCACCGGTCCGTGCACGGGGAGCTCGTGGCGGCCCTCACGCAGGCGTTCCGCGCCCTGCGCGTCGGCCCGGGGATCGGCGATCCCGACATGGGACCGCTCATCTCCGCGAAGCAGCGCGACAGGGTGCTCGGCTACCTGGCCGAGGGCAGCAGGGACGCCGTGGTCCGCACCGGCGGCAAGGCGCCCGGGGGCGCGGCCCACGCGCGGGGGTTCTACGTGGAACCCACCATCCTGGACCACGTGACGCCCGAGCACCGGGTGTTCCACGAGGAGATCTTCGGCCCGGTCCTGTGCGTATCGGTCTTCGACACCCTGGACGAAGCCGTCGGGCTCGCGGAGAACACCACCTACGGGCTGGCCGCCGGGGTGTGGACGTCCGACGTGACCACCGCCCACTGGCTCGCCCAGCGGCTGCGCGTGGGGCAGGTGTTCGTGAACAACTACAGCGCGGCCGGCGGCGTGGAGCTTCCCTTCGGGGGATACAAGCGCTCGGGGATAGGCGTCGAGAAGGGGCTGGAGGCGCTGCGGGAATACACGCGGTGCAAGACGGTCGCCATACACACCCAGCTTCCTTCTTGA